The Austwickia sp. genome includes a region encoding these proteins:
- a CDS encoding glutamine--tRNA ligase/YqeY domain fusion protein, with amino-acid sequence MSAPESPTPASDFVRDMIRADNAAGTFAGRVQTRFPPEPNGYLHIGHAKAICVDFGIAAEFDGVCRLRLDDTNPDTEEKEYVESIVEDISWLGYDPPRPVLHASDYFGQLYDWAELLIRDGKAYVDEQDGETISAQRGGFGKPGIESPYRDHPVEDNLAEFRKMRDGAYPDGSRVLRAKIDMQHENMQLRDPVMYRIRRGHHYRTGAVWCIYPTYDWAHGQSDAIEGVTHSLCTLEFDSHRPLYDWYLEQLPLPGDRPRQTEFARLELTHVVTSKRRLKRLVDEGHVDGWDDPRMPTISGLRRRGYPPKAIRDFCGYIGLTRTNSRHDIELLESFVRRELNATSQRRMVVLRPLKLVLTNWPTDSAGAPVVEHMSVVNNPENEADGTREVPFTGELWIEQEDFAENPPPKFFRLSPGREVRLRGAYFVTCTDVVKDESGAVVEVHATYDPATRGGTAPDGRKVKSTMHWVSAPHAVTATVALYDRLFTAPVPGETTGEALDDLNPNSRELLSNCWGEPALADTAPGDVVQFERLGYFAADPRTPMLFHRTVGLKDEWAAIQKREQRG; translated from the coding sequence ATGAGCGCGCCCGAGTCCCCCACGCCGGCCAGCGACTTCGTCCGGGACATGATCCGGGCGGACAACGCCGCGGGGACCTTCGCCGGCCGGGTGCAGACGCGGTTTCCGCCCGAGCCCAACGGCTATCTGCACATCGGGCACGCCAAGGCCATCTGCGTGGACTTCGGCATCGCGGCCGAGTTCGACGGCGTCTGCCGGCTTCGTCTCGACGACACCAACCCCGACACGGAGGAGAAGGAGTACGTCGAGTCGATCGTCGAGGACATCAGCTGGCTGGGCTACGACCCGCCGCGGCCGGTCCTGCACGCCTCCGACTACTTCGGCCAGCTGTACGACTGGGCGGAGCTGCTGATCCGGGACGGCAAGGCCTACGTCGACGAACAGGACGGCGAGACGATCTCGGCGCAACGCGGCGGGTTCGGCAAGCCGGGCATCGAATCCCCTTACCGAGACCACCCCGTCGAGGACAACCTCGCCGAGTTCCGCAAGATGCGCGACGGCGCCTACCCCGACGGATCACGCGTGCTGCGCGCCAAGATCGACATGCAGCACGAGAACATGCAGCTGCGCGATCCCGTCATGTATCGCATCCGCCGGGGCCACCACTACCGCACGGGCGCGGTGTGGTGCATCTACCCGACGTACGACTGGGCGCACGGCCAGTCCGACGCGATCGAGGGCGTGACGCACTCCCTGTGCACGCTGGAGTTCGACAGCCACCGCCCGCTCTACGACTGGTATCTGGAGCAGCTGCCGCTGCCCGGCGACCGACCGCGGCAGACGGAGTTCGCCCGGCTCGAACTGACGCACGTCGTCACCAGCAAGCGCCGGTTGAAGCGGCTGGTCGACGAGGGCCACGTCGACGGCTGGGACGACCCGCGGATGCCGACGATCTCCGGTCTGCGGCGACGCGGCTACCCGCCCAAGGCGATTCGCGATTTCTGCGGCTACATCGGCCTGACCCGCACCAACTCGCGCCACGACATCGAGCTGCTGGAATCCTTCGTGCGACGGGAGCTGAATGCGACCTCGCAGCGCCGCATGGTGGTCCTGCGACCGCTCAAGCTCGTGCTGACGAACTGGCCGACGGACTCGGCCGGTGCGCCGGTCGTCGAGCACATGAGCGTCGTCAACAACCCGGAGAACGAGGCCGACGGCACCCGCGAGGTCCCCTTCACCGGTGAGCTGTGGATCGAGCAGGAGGACTTCGCGGAGAACCCGCCGCCGAAGTTCTTCCGGCTCTCCCCCGGCCGGGAGGTCCGGCTGCGGGGGGCCTATTTCGTGACCTGCACGGACGTGGTCAAGGACGAGTCGGGCGCTGTGGTGGAGGTGCACGCGACGTACGACCCCGCGACCCGCGGGGGCACCGCACCCGACGGCCGCAAGGTGAAGTCGACGATGCACTGGGTCTCGGCGCCGCACGCGGTGACGGCCACGGTCGCGCTCTACGACCGGCTGTTCACCGCGCCGGTGCCGGGCGAGACGACCGGCGAAGCCCTCGACGACCTCAACCCGAATTCTCGTGAGCTGCTGTCGAACTGTTGGGGCGAGCCGGCGCTCGCCGACACCGCGCCGGGCGACGTCGTGCAGTTCGAGCGGCTCGGCTACTTCGCCGCCGACCCGCGCACCCCGATGCTGTTCCACCGCACGGTGGGCCTGAAGGACGAATGGGCGGCGATCCAGAAGCGCGAGCAGCGCGGCTGA
- a CDS encoding VOC family protein, translating into MRDYPDLLHTVIDGEDIRTLAEFYRHLLGLVYRPGDEVPAGGEDDADWLVLTDPDGTRCLAFQQTAQVTPTTWPDPTVPMQLHLDFTVADREALERHYAHAVRLGARLLLDRTDDAEEPLYVLADPAGHPFCLFVG; encoded by the coding sequence ATGCGCGACTATCCCGACCTCCTGCACACCGTCATCGACGGGGAGGACATCCGCACGCTCGCCGAGTTCTACCGGCACCTCCTGGGGCTGGTGTACCGGCCGGGAGATGAGGTCCCCGCGGGCGGCGAGGACGACGCCGACTGGCTGGTCCTCACCGACCCCGACGGGACGCGGTGCCTGGCATTCCAACAGACCGCGCAGGTCACGCCCACCACGTGGCCCGATCCGACGGTGCCGATGCAGCTCCACCTGGACTTCACGGTCGCGGACCGCGAGGCGCTGGAGCGGCACTACGCGCACGCCGTACGCCTCGGCGCCCGACTCCTGCTCGACCGCACCGACGACGCGGAGGAGCCGCTGTACGTGCTCGCCGACCCCGCCGGCCACCCCTTCTGCCTGTTCGTGGGGTAA
- a CDS encoding HAD family hydrolase, whose translation MVDTRGAMGTALRAAAENAWPQADSATWAAFANRYYADPGGYFDAYTRGEATFAQMRRSRTDEAATALGLPELSAPAFAEFEVVYRAAFARAQALFGDVAPLLDRAAAAGVPVGLLTNSGAVVTADKLAAVGLADRCPIVVTTDTLGVGKPDPRVFAHACGLLGVDAPYVVVVGDTIGTDVLGARGAGLRAAWLQRPGLPEPRDAGWGTPVDDPGVRIVATLDEVAALLGIDDRS comes from the coding sequence ATGGTCGACACGCGCGGGGCGATGGGGACGGCGCTGCGGGCCGCCGCCGAGAACGCCTGGCCCCAGGCGGATTCGGCGACGTGGGCCGCCTTTGCCAACCGCTACTACGCGGACCCTGGCGGCTACTTCGACGCCTACACCCGCGGCGAGGCGACCTTCGCGCAGATGCGGCGGTCCCGCACCGACGAGGCGGCCACCGCGCTGGGTCTTCCGGAGCTGTCGGCCCCGGCGTTCGCCGAGTTCGAGGTCGTCTACCGGGCCGCGTTCGCGCGGGCCCAGGCGCTCTTCGGGGACGTGGCCCCGCTGCTGGACCGCGCCGCCGCCGCGGGGGTGCCCGTCGGGCTGCTCACCAACTCCGGGGCCGTCGTCACCGCGGACAAGTTGGCGGCGGTCGGGCTGGCGGACCGCTGCCCGATCGTCGTCACCACCGACACGCTGGGTGTGGGCAAGCCGGACCCCCGCGTGTTCGCGCACGCGTGCGGCCTGCTCGGCGTCGATGCGCCGTACGTCGTGGTGGTCGGCGACACCATCGGCACCGACGTGCTCGGCGCCCGAGGCGCCGGGCTACGGGCCGCCTGGCTTCAGCGACCAGGCCTGCCCGAGCCGCGCGACGCGGGCTGGGGCACCCCGGTCGACGACCCGGGGGTGCGGATCGTGGCCACGCTGGACGAGGTCGCCGCGCTGCTGGGGATCGACGACCGTTCGTGA
- a CDS encoding glutamate--tRNA ligase yields MSADQSPTTAAPNSPSAIPGPEASQVEVPTGSQQEPRATDGTPRPGAPRLRVAPSPTGDPHVGTAYMALFNLAFARQQHGAFVLRIEDTDRARYRADSEAQLYDTLAWLGLSWDEGPDKGGPYAPYRQSERLATYRPYVERLLADGHAYQCWCSPDRLAELRAQQQASKASVTGYDGLCDGKSREERAALPGFQETPVVRMRIPTDPADVPLTFPDLIRGEVSAPRPDDQVILKADGFPTYHLAVVVDDHEMGITHVVRGEEWISSTPKHLLLYRWLGLTPPQFAHMPLLRNPDKSKISKRKNPAARLTWFREQGYLREALLNFLALLGYPPAQDAEGKDVEVVDFARFSRDFDWAKVNPVGPIFDLAKLDWLNGCYIRELDPAELASRLLPHLQADGQFGDNPGLGELARLRSLAALIQPRLVKLADAPEQLRPFFTADRDLPIDDDARASLKDDAAAVLDAAIAALEALPDDAGMDLGDVAGSWTHDRIEAALRAALVEGLGRKPKFAFGPVRVAVTGRRVSPPLFESMEVLGRHSTLARLRTLRASL; encoded by the coding sequence ATGAGCGCAGATCAGAGCCCCACGACGGCGGCACCGAACAGCCCATCGGCCATCCCCGGCCCGGAGGCCTCCCAGGTGGAGGTCCCGACCGGCTCGCAGCAAGAGCCGCGCGCCACCGACGGCACGCCCCGGCCGGGCGCCCCGCGGCTGCGCGTCGCCCCGTCGCCGACCGGCGACCCGCACGTCGGGACCGCCTATATGGCGTTGTTCAACCTGGCGTTCGCGCGGCAGCAGCACGGTGCGTTCGTGCTGCGCATCGAGGACACCGACCGGGCCCGGTACCGTGCCGATTCGGAGGCCCAGCTCTACGACACGCTCGCCTGGCTCGGCCTGAGCTGGGACGAGGGCCCCGACAAGGGCGGGCCGTACGCGCCGTACCGGCAGTCCGAGCGCCTCGCGACCTACCGCCCGTACGTCGAGCGGCTCCTCGCGGACGGGCACGCCTACCAGTGCTGGTGCAGCCCCGACCGGCTGGCCGAGCTGCGCGCCCAGCAGCAGGCCTCGAAGGCATCGGTGACCGGCTACGACGGGCTGTGCGACGGGAAGTCGCGCGAGGAGCGCGCGGCGTTGCCGGGGTTCCAGGAGACGCCGGTCGTGCGGATGCGAATCCCGACCGATCCCGCCGATGTGCCCCTGACGTTCCCCGACCTGATCCGCGGCGAGGTCAGCGCCCCGCGCCCCGACGACCAGGTCATCCTCAAGGCGGACGGCTTCCCCACCTACCACCTCGCCGTCGTGGTCGACGACCACGAGATGGGCATCACGCACGTCGTCCGCGGCGAGGAGTGGATCAGCTCGACCCCCAAACATCTGCTGCTGTACCGCTGGCTCGGCCTCACCCCGCCGCAGTTCGCGCACATGCCGCTGCTGCGCAACCCGGACAAGTCGAAGATCTCCAAGCGCAAGAACCCGGCCGCCCGCCTGACCTGGTTCCGGGAGCAGGGTTACCTGCGCGAGGCGCTGCTGAACTTCCTGGCGCTGCTGGGCTATCCGCCGGCCCAGGACGCCGAGGGCAAGGACGTCGAGGTCGTCGATTTCGCCCGGTTCAGCCGCGACTTCGACTGGGCCAAGGTCAATCCCGTCGGCCCGATCTTCGACCTGGCCAAGCTCGACTGGCTCAACGGCTGCTACATCCGCGAGCTGGACCCGGCGGAGCTGGCCTCCCGGCTGCTGCCCCACCTGCAGGCCGACGGGCAGTTCGGCGACAACCCGGGGCTTGGGGAGCTGGCACGGCTGCGGTCGCTGGCCGCGCTGATCCAGCCGCGCCTGGTCAAGCTCGCCGACGCCCCTGAGCAGCTACGCCCCTTCTTCACCGCGGACCGCGACCTGCCGATCGACGACGACGCGCGCGCCTCGCTCAAGGACGACGCCGCCGCGGTGCTGGACGCGGCCATCGCGGCCCTGGAGGCGCTGCCGGATGACGCGGGTATGGACCTTGGGGACGTGGCCGGCAGCTGGACCCACGACCGCATCGAGGCTGCCCTGCGGGCGGCGCTCGTCGAGGGCCTCGGGCGCAAGCCCAAGTTCGCGTTCGGGCCGGTTCGGGTCGCCGTGACCGGCCGCCGGGTCTCCCCACCGCTGTTCGAGTCGATGGAGGTACTCGGGCGGCACAGCACGCTGGCTCGGTTGCGTACGCTCCGGGCAAGCCTGTGA
- a CDS encoding fumarylacetoacetate hydrolase family protein, protein MKIARYVVDDAPSYGVVMSEDGEPAWLAQVGGDPLYPPVSATGVRHELGDVRLLAPVIPRSKVIGVGRNYAEHAAELGNEVRGEPLLFLMPNTAVCGPDDPVVLPDFARDVHYEGELAVVIGRVCKDVPRERALDVVLGYTCANDVSARDLQAADKQWARAKGCDTFCPLGPWIETELDPADVEIRTRLDGRVVQEDSTALMLHDVPALIAHISRAFTLLPGDVILTGTPKGVGPVDAGQRVEVEIEGIGALSNPFVRR, encoded by the coding sequence GTGAAGATCGCCCGCTATGTCGTCGACGACGCGCCGAGCTACGGCGTGGTGATGAGCGAGGATGGCGAGCCCGCCTGGCTGGCCCAGGTCGGCGGCGACCCGCTGTACCCGCCGGTGAGCGCCACCGGGGTCCGCCATGAGTTGGGCGACGTGCGACTGCTGGCGCCGGTCATCCCGCGCAGCAAGGTGATCGGGGTCGGGCGCAACTACGCGGAGCACGCGGCCGAGCTCGGCAACGAGGTGCGCGGCGAGCCGCTGCTCTTCCTGATGCCCAACACGGCCGTCTGCGGGCCGGACGACCCGGTCGTGCTGCCGGACTTCGCTCGGGACGTGCACTACGAGGGTGAGCTGGCGGTCGTCATCGGGAGAGTGTGCAAGGACGTCCCCCGGGAGCGGGCCCTGGACGTGGTCTTGGGCTACACCTGCGCCAATGACGTCTCGGCGCGGGACCTGCAGGCCGCCGACAAGCAGTGGGCCAGGGCCAAGGGTTGCGACACGTTCTGCCCGCTGGGCCCGTGGATCGAGACGGAGCTGGACCCGGCCGACGTGGAGATTCGCACCCGGCTCGACGGCCGCGTCGTCCAGGAGGATTCCACCGCCCTGATGCTGCACGACGTCCCCGCGCTCATCGCCCACATCTCCCGCGCGTTCACGCTGCTGCCGGGCGACGTGATCCTCACCGGCACCCCGAAGGGCGTCGGCCCCGTCGATGCGGGCCAGCGGGTCGAGGTGGAGATCGAGGGGATCGGCGCCCTGTCCAATCCCTTCGTCCGCCGCTGA